Sequence from the Saccharopolyspora pogona genome:
ACCGGATCGCGGCGCCACCGCCGGGCCTGGCCGAGCGCCGCCCCGACGACCACGCCGAGCAGCGGCCAGCGGATCACGATGCTGATCATCCAGACGAGCGCGCTGAGGACGTTGGACGCCAGCCGGGGCAGGAAGAAGTCCGCGGCGTCGCCGGTGTACAGCGCGATCAGGGCACCGCCCAGGACCGCGAGCAGGCTGATCAGCACCGCCAGCGGACGGGCACCCCGCTGCAGCCGCCAGCCCGCGATCAGCGCGCCCACCACCACGGCCGCGCCGCCGCCGATGGCGATCGACTCGCCACCGAGGAACCACCCGAGGCCGAACGCGATCGGCGGCAGGCTCGCGTCGACCGCGCTGCCGCGGCCACCGAGCAGCCGCATGAACGAGTCGCGGTCGTCGCGGTCCGCTGCGATCTCCACCTGCCGGTCCTGGGTCACGGAACCCAGCCTGCCCGAACCAGGGCCCCGCTCGCACCCACCCGTGGCGCGCACCTCGCCCGGTTCCGGGATTCCCCCGCTCGTCGGAGCGGCTCACGCCGACCGCGGCATCCCGCGACCTCGGAGCCCGAGGCACGTACGGGCAGCGCTGTCCTGCGATGCGCCGAGACGTGCCGGGACGTGCTGGGACATGCCGGACTTGCTGGGTGTCGATCTTGGTGCCGTGGA
This genomic interval carries:
- a CDS encoding DUF3159 domain-containing protein — encoded protein: MTQDRQVEIAADRDDRDSFMRLLGGRGSAVDASLPPIAFGLGWFLGGESIAIGGGAAVVVGALIAGWRLQRGARPLAVLISLLAVLGGALIALYTGDAADFFLPRLASNVLSALVWMISIVIRWPLLGVVVGAALGQARRWRRDPVLLRAYSRASWVWVGQYMVRLVVFIPLWLLGATGALTIAQVVLTWPLVAVCMAASWWVVRRSLPPEHPGLRHPRS